ATTGATGAGCCAGTTCCCCGCGAGCCAGTACCTCCGGGCAAATTCATTCCCAAACTGATCGGGACGCCTGTACTCGTTATACTGGATGCCCCCGTCGAGAATCAATTTCTCCATCAGCTTGTAATTTCCGACGATTTGAAAACCCCAGAGGTTTCCGCCAAAGCCGGTCCTGTAGTCGACGGAAAAATCGAGGGCGAGGTTTTTGAGAGGGTTAAATTTTGTGCCGAGCGTCCACCGGTTTGCATTGCCATCTTCCCCATATGACTCGTGCGCATATTCGCCGTAGGCTGACACCGGGGCATTGAAGGTGTATTCCGCGTGAAGCAGGTATTGCTGGTACTGGTCGACGGCGAAGACGCTGAAGATACTCGTCGCATCAAAGGTCGGGTATGCGCGGTAGTACTCACCCTTAATGAGAAGGCCGTCAGCCGGGAAGAGATCGAGGCCGATCGTCGCCTGGTCCCAGGACTTCGTGAGCCACTCGTACCGGGCATCACCGTAAAGACTCAGGAACTTGTAAGAATACCGCCCGTTCATGCCGATAGCCTGTCTGGCAAGGTCGCCGTCAGCGTACTTCTGGGCAAAGCTCACGCCCAACTGCAGGTTCTTGACGTTTTCGAGATGGAGGTCTATCGCCCATGCAGCGTTGTTACCCTTTTCAAAGGCCTCCGAATCCAAAGTCTGGATCAGATACCACCCGCCGGCGACGGTAACCCCCAAAGGTCCGAGGTTGTGGTAGTCGACACGCAGTCCGTCCAGGAGTGTTTGGTCCAGCGAGGTGAAGGCTATCATCTGTCTGCCGAGACGGAAGGACAAATTTTCTATAGGGGTATAATCAGCGAAGAGGTAGTAGAGATTTCCCATAAACCCGTTGTCCATGATGTCACCCGACCCGAAGTCGTACCAAACTGTGCCGTATCCTCTTACCGAGAAGTTTTGCCCTTCCGGGGTATATGAAAATCTCAGATACTGGGCCAATATCGGCTCGCTTTTACCGAGAAGGTCATCTCCCCACAAAAATTGCGTCGATGAAGTCAACTTGAACGGTTCTGCGGCGTCCGCCGGCGAAAGAGTAAACGAGAAAAGAAAAAAACAGAAAATCAGAAACAGCCAGCGTAGAATTCCATTCATCTATTCCCCTCCTTTCGGTTGTTATGCCAATCCGTCTAACAGTCTATTGACGACACTTCACCTCCTTATGAGATCTGAGTTACGGCTCGTCATGAAGAAATCCCCCCACGTTCCCTGCGGAACACCGTGACAGGCACAGGGACCGAATAACGCAATTACTTTGCTTATAGCAAGAAACAAGGGAGTTGTCAATCCCTATTGCATTTGAGCGGGATGACCTCGTTTCTTCGCAGGAGATGAAGATCCGGAGAGGAGACGTATGAAGACTCCGGCGAGATGGCTCTCACGAGCTAGGAGACGGGGCATCCCTTTCAGTTCTGTGGTAATATTTTGTTACTGACGCATGGACGGAGAGAAGGATCCCGGTCTGTTTGCGATTTCTCGCAAGATTCCTGAAGGCAATGGTTTTCAGATCTACCGGAGGCTTCTGTGGACGATTTTTCGAAAGAATACGTAGTATCGTTCTATAACAAAAAATTGGCGATGCACGGTGACAGACCTGAGGCACTGAGTTGGACAGCAGAGGGCCAGGCCGCGCATTACCGTTCTCTCCTCGATATCGCCGGAAGTATTGAAGGCAAGAAGATCCTCGATTTCGGCTGCGGAAAAGGGGATTTCTATCAGTACCTGAGGGAGAGACACATTTCCGTGGGGTACACCGGCTTGGACATCAATGAGAGACTCATTTCCCTGGCGAAGGAGAAGTTCCCGGAAGGCCGGTTCGAGATTTTTGACATCGAACAGGATGCTCTGAAGGAGGACTTCGATTTCATCTTTCTCTGCGGGGTCTTCAACCTGCAGGTGCAGGGGCTCGATGAACTCATCAGGGAGACCCTGAAGAAGCTCTTCCCTCATTGCGGGACAGCCCTTGCCTTCAACGCCCTTTCGGCTTATGACCCGAGGAAGGATTTTGAACTACACTATATCGTTCCGGAGGAATTGTTTCAGTTCGCGGTTAGGAACCTTTCTCCCTATGTCGCACTCAGACATGACAGGCTGGCCTTTGATTTCGACCTCTTTGTCTACCGCGATCTGAACGGCTTCGCGGACTAAGGCGATGCCATCAGAAGACGAAGGATTATCCATACCCTCCCGTGAAAAATGGCGCATGATTTGAGGTAAACAGTGGAGGGTCTTTTATCAGGATGGGTGCTACCGCAGGATGCTTCTTGAATTCACGCTCCAGAAATCGCCTCACCCTTCTTCTGTTCCATCCCTTCGGATGAGAAAAGTCGGCATAGAGGGAGAGATCCCCCTCATAAAACCTGCTTGTTTCGAAACGGGACGCATAGGGTCCGCGGAGAGGCATGTTAAAGAGGGCAAGGTTCAAGAAACCGATTTCATTACTGTGCCTCACGGTAAAATCGAGCGTCTCCCCTGCCTCTGC
The DNA window shown above is from Thermodesulfovibrionales bacterium and carries:
- a CDS encoding class I SAM-dependent methyltransferase; amino-acid sequence: MDDFSKEYVVSFYNKKLAMHGDRPEALSWTAEGQAAHYRSLLDIAGSIEGKKILDFGCGKGDFYQYLRERHISVGYTGLDINERLISLAKEKFPEGRFEIFDIEQDALKEDFDFIFLCGVFNLQVQGLDELIRETLKKLFPHCGTALAFNALSAYDPRKDFELHYIVPEELFQFAVRNLSPYVALRHDRLAFDFDLFVYRDLNGFAD